From Mytilus edulis chromosome 9, xbMytEdul2.2, whole genome shotgun sequence, the proteins below share one genomic window:
- the LOC139489507 gene encoding evolutionarily conserved signaling intermediate in Toll pathway, mitochondrial-like — MLKITEPMQCIARLVIKRQKLLSSLYHSSVPSCKENKDIISTDKENIQIIKKETDTGLMRPKFEASQDIQSPPPPEEDQPNPRDRKNKIDMRFIPKTYTKTPQAIQFTKKSALIFDSLESKPKTLQTFKTACNIYLDKEGLYRRGHVEFIYAARDKLKEYNLNYDLNAYKALMNVFPKERLKPRSKIEAEFRRYPKQQDCAIEVLDTMGKNGVIPDVQFYNLILSVFGEYSHVTRKLQRTMYWLPKFKHANPWPIPKLLPDNKIELAKLALKRMAFDINNELTVWKTTETEENPNEDTFIVSAQSEKQRELIKKLSPDKAVFVDGGYNVYLRNVMQTYFVLRADPELEPEVKVDEEEDLFNWTTIFEEEKPSSIVLKKSVHEQEDGVILGMCITGSSTRDSLVSWIRYLQDSNPNLEHIPVVFTLKTVGQGTDVVKYEQQNQKQSAS, encoded by the exons ATGTTGAAGATTACTGAACCTATGCAATGCATTGCCAGACTTGTTATAAAAAGACAGAAGTTGTTGTCCTCATTGTATCATTCATCTGTACCCAGTTGTAAGGAGAATAAAGATATAATCTCAACAGATAAGGAAAACAttcaaatcattaaaaaagaaACTGATACAGGACTGATGAGGCCAAAATTTGAAGCCAGCCAAGACATTCAAAGCCCACCACCTCCTGAGGAAGATCAACCAAACCCAAGggacagaaaaaataaaattgacatgagGTTCATTCCTAAAACATACACCAAAACTCCACAGGCTATACAGTTTACCAAGAAATCAGCATTGATATTTGATAGTTTAGAATCTAAACCTAAGACTTTGCAAACATTCAAGACAGCttgtaatatatatttagatAAAGAAGGTCTCTACAGAAGGGGTCATGTAGAATTTATATATGCTGCCAGAGATAAACTGAAAGAATACAATCTTAACTATGATTTAAATGCATATAAAGCTTTAATGAATGTATTTCCAAAGGAGAGATTAAAACCACGGTCAAAAATTGAAGCTGAATTTAGACGATATCCCAAACAACAAGATTGTGCAATTGAAGTACTTGATACAATGGGAAAAAATG GTGTTATTCCAGATGTTCAGTTTTATAATCTGATTCTGTCTGTATTTGGAGAGTACTCACATGTAACCAGAAAACTACAGCGGACAATGTATTGGTTGCCTAAATTTAAACATGCCAATCCGTGGCCAATTCCTAAACTTCTACCAGATAACAAAATAGAATTAGCCAAACTAGCATTGAAACGTATGGCTTTTGACATCAACAATGAATTAACTGTGTGGAAA ACAACAGAAACAGAAGAGAATCCAAATGAAGATACATTTATTGTTAGTGCACAAAGTGAAAAACAAAGGGAGCTAATTAAGAAACTGTCTCCTGACAAAGCTGTTTTTGTAGATGGTGGTTACAATGTTTACCTCAGAAATGTAATGCAGACATATTTTGTATTAAGAGCTGACCCTGAACTTGAGCCTGAAGTTAAAGTAGATGAAGAGGAAG atttatttaaCTGGACAACCATCTTTGAAGAAGAAAAGCCATCATCAATAGTATTGAAGAAATCAGTACATGAACAGGAAGATGGTGTTATTTTAGGAATGTGCATAACAGGAAGTTCTACTCGAGATTCTCTGGTGTCATGGATAAGATACCTGCAAGATTCAAATCCAAACTTAGAACATATACCTGTTGTATTTACTCTTAAAACAGTAGGTCAAGGGACAGATGTTGTTAAATATGAACAACAAAACCAAAAGCAAAGTGCTAGCTAA